From a region of the Narcine bancroftii isolate sNarBan1 chromosome 5, sNarBan1.hap1, whole genome shotgun sequence genome:
- the LOC138763731 gene encoding uncharacterized protein isoform X4, which translates to MAASFINQRHKAREQRTVLFKQPKRIKEVEKVPHLQMLLHENQATSGASRIYNDKSHWYFISGINCFNEQTPISAFTGNPSGKMYCIHGEVGKLVAQQLQKPNNIRVGINGHRSTEPIDFDLRGDREGFNNKQSSKCQDFIPVMETENIDLETTFTPLSTEDQINKSNKKFISSPPREISPERHAIGPMLQAASATGSQQTAQRHWPQQVNQRSYG; encoded by the exons ATGGCTGCCAGCTTCATCAACCAAAGACATAAGGCAAGAGAACAACGTACAGTGTTATTTAAGCAACCTAAGCGCATCAAAGAG GTTGAGAAGGTTCCTCATTTGCAGATGCTCCTACATGAAAACCAAGCCACTTCTGGTGCTTCTCGCATCTATAATGACAAATCACACTGGTACTTTATTTCAGGAATCAACTGCTTCAATGAACAAACACCTATCAGTGCCTTCACTG GTAATCCAAGTGGCAAGATGTACTGCATTCATGGTGAAGTTGGAAAATTAGTTGCACAGCAGCTGCAAAAGCCAAATAATAtcagggttgggataaatggtcATCGGTCAACTGAACCCATTGATTTTGACCTTAGAGG TGACAGAGAGGGTTTTAACAATAAACAATCCAGTAAATGTCAAGACTTTATTCCAGTGATGGAAACTGAAAACATAGATTTGGAAACAACATTCACACCTCTTAGCACTGAGGATCAAATTAACAAATCTAATAAAAAGTTCATAAGCTCTCCTCCACGAGAAATATCACCAGAG CGGCACGCAATTGGGCCAATGCTCCAGGCAGCGAGTGCAACCGGGAGCCAACAGACtgcgcagcggcactggccccagcaagtgAACCAGCGGTCATACGGCTAA
- the LOC138763731 gene encoding uncharacterized protein isoform X1, with product MAASFINQRHKAREQRTVLFKQPKRIKEVEKVPHLQMLLHENQATSGASRIYNDKSHWYFISGINCFNEQTPISAFTGNPSGKMYCIHGEVGKLVAQQLQKPNNIRVGINGHRSTEPIDFDLRGDREGFNNKQSSKCQDFIPVMETENIDLETTFTPLSTEDQINKSNKKFISSPPREISPEVENESCPFDLHSWNQKIEKIKDLGGLHSFSSVNTQSSSKSHDILKSVDKPLKLPVKSMRKSTKSQHQCIYLLADDGTIKPLETKQHVKSITTQTCEMEDQLSKMQNNVASDRALPEVHKNVTSTLNAAPCVVLPNRPLNTSSPLHRTVKESINCKALAGEQNLKNKDISVTYRSKITMSNKILFHLAVKALQRSEEKNTNDQKVLHLD from the exons ATGGCTGCCAGCTTCATCAACCAAAGACATAAGGCAAGAGAACAACGTACAGTGTTATTTAAGCAACCTAAGCGCATCAAAGAG GTTGAGAAGGTTCCTCATTTGCAGATGCTCCTACATGAAAACCAAGCCACTTCTGGTGCTTCTCGCATCTATAATGACAAATCACACTGGTACTTTATTTCAGGAATCAACTGCTTCAATGAACAAACACCTATCAGTGCCTTCACTG GTAATCCAAGTGGCAAGATGTACTGCATTCATGGTGAAGTTGGAAAATTAGTTGCACAGCAGCTGCAAAAGCCAAATAATAtcagggttgggataaatggtcATCGGTCAACTGAACCCATTGATTTTGACCTTAGAGG TGACAGAGAGGGTTTTAACAATAAACAATCCAGTAAATGTCAAGACTTTATTCCAGTGATGGAAACTGAAAACATAGATTTGGAAACAACATTCACACCTCTTAGCACTGAGGATCAAATTAACAAATCTAATAAAAAGTTCATAAGCTCTCCTCCACGAGAAATATCACCAGAG GTTGAAAATGAATCGTGCCCTTTTGATCTTCATTCTTGGAatcaaaaaattgaaaaaatcaaAGATTTAGGGGGCCTTCATTCATTTAGTTCTGTAAATACACAATCTAGCTCAAAATCACATGACATATTAAAGTCCGTTGATAAACCATTGAAACTGCCTGTAAAATCAATGAGAAAATCCACAAAATCACagcaccaatgtatatatttattgGCAGACGATGGGACAATCAAACCTTTGGAGACAAAACAGCACGTGAAGAGTATAACCACCCAGACTTGTGAAATGGAAGACCAACTCAGCAAAATGCAAAACAATGTCGCATCTGACCGAGCTTTGCCAGAGGTGCACAAAAATGTCACAAGTACCTTAAATGCTGCACCATGTGTGGTGCTCCCAAATAGGCCCCTTAACACTAGTTCACCCCTCCATAGAACTGTGAAAGAATCCATAAATTGTAAGGCCCTGGCAGGAGAACAAAACCTGAAGAACAAAGACATTAGTGTGACGTATCGATCCAAAATTACAATGAGTAATAAGATTTTGTTCCATTTGGCTGTCAAGGCATTGCAGCGCTcagaggaaaaaaatacaaatgatCAAAAAGTTCTGCATTTGGACTGA
- the LOC138763731 gene encoding uncharacterized protein isoform X2, which translates to MAASFINQRHKVEKVPHLQMLLHENQATSGASRIYNDKSHWYFISGINCFNEQTPISAFTGNPSGKMYCIHGEVGKLVAQQLQKPNNIRVGINGHRSTEPIDFDLRGDREGFNNKQSSKCQDFIPVMETENIDLETTFTPLSTEDQINKSNKKFISSPPREISPEVENESCPFDLHSWNQKIEKIKDLGGLHSFSSVNTQSSSKSHDILKSVDKPLKLPVKSMRKSTKSQHQCIYLLADDGTIKPLETKQHVKSITTQTCEMEDQLSKMQNNVASDRALPEVHKNVTSTLNAAPCVVLPNRPLNTSSPLHRTVKESINCKALAGEQNLKNKDISVTYRSKITMSNKILFHLAVKALQRSEEKNTNDQKVLHLD; encoded by the exons ATGGCTGCCAGCTTCATCAACCAAAGACATAAG GTTGAGAAGGTTCCTCATTTGCAGATGCTCCTACATGAAAACCAAGCCACTTCTGGTGCTTCTCGCATCTATAATGACAAATCACACTGGTACTTTATTTCAGGAATCAACTGCTTCAATGAACAAACACCTATCAGTGCCTTCACTG GTAATCCAAGTGGCAAGATGTACTGCATTCATGGTGAAGTTGGAAAATTAGTTGCACAGCAGCTGCAAAAGCCAAATAATAtcagggttgggataaatggtcATCGGTCAACTGAACCCATTGATTTTGACCTTAGAGG TGACAGAGAGGGTTTTAACAATAAACAATCCAGTAAATGTCAAGACTTTATTCCAGTGATGGAAACTGAAAACATAGATTTGGAAACAACATTCACACCTCTTAGCACTGAGGATCAAATTAACAAATCTAATAAAAAGTTCATAAGCTCTCCTCCACGAGAAATATCACCAGAG GTTGAAAATGAATCGTGCCCTTTTGATCTTCATTCTTGGAatcaaaaaattgaaaaaatcaaAGATTTAGGGGGCCTTCATTCATTTAGTTCTGTAAATACACAATCTAGCTCAAAATCACATGACATATTAAAGTCCGTTGATAAACCATTGAAACTGCCTGTAAAATCAATGAGAAAATCCACAAAATCACagcaccaatgtatatatttattgGCAGACGATGGGACAATCAAACCTTTGGAGACAAAACAGCACGTGAAGAGTATAACCACCCAGACTTGTGAAATGGAAGACCAACTCAGCAAAATGCAAAACAATGTCGCATCTGACCGAGCTTTGCCAGAGGTGCACAAAAATGTCACAAGTACCTTAAATGCTGCACCATGTGTGGTGCTCCCAAATAGGCCCCTTAACACTAGTTCACCCCTCCATAGAACTGTGAAAGAATCCATAAATTGTAAGGCCCTGGCAGGAGAACAAAACCTGAAGAACAAAGACATTAGTGTGACGTATCGATCCAAAATTACAATGAGTAATAAGATTTTGTTCCATTTGGCTGTCAAGGCATTGCAGCGCTcagaggaaaaaaatacaaatgatCAAAAAGTTCTGCATTTGGACTGA
- the LOC138763731 gene encoding uncharacterized protein isoform X3: protein MAASFINQRHKAREQRTVLFKQPKRIKEVEKVPHLQMLLHENQATSGASRIYNDKSHWYFISGINCFNEQTPISAFTGNPSGKMYCIHGEVGKLVAQQLQKPNNIRVGINGHRSTEPIDFDLRGDREGFNNKQSSKCQDFIPVMETENIDLETTFTPLSTEDQINKSNKKFISSPPREISPEIQKPLTQLPDCSFSSSENDLFNILSINFNCQPITQCLHRQCA from the exons ATGGCTGCCAGCTTCATCAACCAAAGACATAAGGCAAGAGAACAACGTACAGTGTTATTTAAGCAACCTAAGCGCATCAAAGAG GTTGAGAAGGTTCCTCATTTGCAGATGCTCCTACATGAAAACCAAGCCACTTCTGGTGCTTCTCGCATCTATAATGACAAATCACACTGGTACTTTATTTCAGGAATCAACTGCTTCAATGAACAAACACCTATCAGTGCCTTCACTG GTAATCCAAGTGGCAAGATGTACTGCATTCATGGTGAAGTTGGAAAATTAGTTGCACAGCAGCTGCAAAAGCCAAATAATAtcagggttgggataaatggtcATCGGTCAACTGAACCCATTGATTTTGACCTTAGAGG TGACAGAGAGGGTTTTAACAATAAACAATCCAGTAAATGTCAAGACTTTATTCCAGTGATGGAAACTGAAAACATAGATTTGGAAACAACATTCACACCTCTTAGCACTGAGGATCAAATTAACAAATCTAATAAAAAGTTCATAAGCTCTCCTCCACGAGAAATATCACCAGAG ATACAGAAACCATTGACTCAGCTCCCTGACTGCTCTTTCAGCTCATCAGAAAATGATCTGTTCAACATACTCTCCATCAACTTCAATTGTCAGCCTATTACGCAATGCTTACACAGGCAGTGTGCTTAG
- the LOC138763731 gene encoding uncharacterized protein isoform X6: protein MAASFINQRHKAREQRTVLFKQPKRIKEVEKVPHLQMLLHENQATSGASRIYNDKSHWYFISGINCFNEQTPISAFTGNPSGKMYCIHGEVGKLVAQQLQKPNNIRVGINGHRSTEPIDFDLRGDREGFNNKQSSKCQDFIPVMETENIDLETTFTPLSTEDQINKSNKKFISSPPREISPERFVVLT, encoded by the exons ATGGCTGCCAGCTTCATCAACCAAAGACATAAGGCAAGAGAACAACGTACAGTGTTATTTAAGCAACCTAAGCGCATCAAAGAG GTTGAGAAGGTTCCTCATTTGCAGATGCTCCTACATGAAAACCAAGCCACTTCTGGTGCTTCTCGCATCTATAATGACAAATCACACTGGTACTTTATTTCAGGAATCAACTGCTTCAATGAACAAACACCTATCAGTGCCTTCACTG GTAATCCAAGTGGCAAGATGTACTGCATTCATGGTGAAGTTGGAAAATTAGTTGCACAGCAGCTGCAAAAGCCAAATAATAtcagggttgggataaatggtcATCGGTCAACTGAACCCATTGATTTTGACCTTAGAGG TGACAGAGAGGGTTTTAACAATAAACAATCCAGTAAATGTCAAGACTTTATTCCAGTGATGGAAACTGAAAACATAGATTTGGAAACAACATTCACACCTCTTAGCACTGAGGATCAAATTAACAAATCTAATAAAAAGTTCATAAGCTCTCCTCCACGAGAAATATCACCAGAG AGGTTTGTTGTTTTAACTTGA
- the LOC138763731 gene encoding uncharacterized protein isoform X5, with product MAASFINQRHKAREQRTVLFKQPKRIKEVEKVPHLQMLLHENQATSGASRIYNDKSHWYFISGINCFNEQTPISAFTGNPSGKMYCIHGEVGKLVAQQLQKPNNIRVGINGHRSTEPIDFDLRGDREGFNNKQSSKCQDFIPVMETENIDLETTFTPLSTEDQINKSNKKFISSPPREISPETMGQSNLWRQNST from the exons ATGGCTGCCAGCTTCATCAACCAAAGACATAAGGCAAGAGAACAACGTACAGTGTTATTTAAGCAACCTAAGCGCATCAAAGAG GTTGAGAAGGTTCCTCATTTGCAGATGCTCCTACATGAAAACCAAGCCACTTCTGGTGCTTCTCGCATCTATAATGACAAATCACACTGGTACTTTATTTCAGGAATCAACTGCTTCAATGAACAAACACCTATCAGTGCCTTCACTG GTAATCCAAGTGGCAAGATGTACTGCATTCATGGTGAAGTTGGAAAATTAGTTGCACAGCAGCTGCAAAAGCCAAATAATAtcagggttgggataaatggtcATCGGTCAACTGAACCCATTGATTTTGACCTTAGAGG TGACAGAGAGGGTTTTAACAATAAACAATCCAGTAAATGTCAAGACTTTATTCCAGTGATGGAAACTGAAAACATAGATTTGGAAACAACATTCACACCTCTTAGCACTGAGGATCAAATTAACAAATCTAATAAAAAGTTCATAAGCTCTCCTCCACGAGAAATATCACCAGAG ACGATGGGACAATCAAACCTTTGGAGACAAAACAGCACGTGA